A single region of the Methanobacteriaceae archaeon genome encodes:
- a CDS encoding methanogenesis marker 16 metalloprotein gives MTNNRTIDEINNKIANGEANIYTAEEFKKLIKKDETPSFDEVDVVTCGTCGVMSGTAAILNFVVSGPGEFIRANEVYLNGVPANAGPCPNEWLGSVDAILHGTTHSIHDKNYGGGFLLKDILEGKEIDVRVESADGKTIKNTITKEDIIRAQIIGTRMAFKNYTAFTNPNKEAISSIFAATPLEGDLKGLTFSGCGDLNPLQNDVSQNVIKEGTKILLNGAQGYVLGNGTRSSAEKPNLMLTADLTQMDPYYIGGFKTGQGGEVYDTVAIPIPVLNEEIYNNLLITDDKVNIPVSDIKGRHLPLTQTNYAELWGEYSLRPQYDRTECSKCDSCIVEEICPTNAFENERLDLAHCFGCGMCANYCRHDAFDMQTGSVDLTINDNDVNIPIICRQSDRLRGNKLALKLKKMIQNQEFKL, from the coding sequence TTGACTAATAACAGAACAATTGATGAAATCAATAATAAAATAGCTAATGGTGAAGCTAATATCTACACCGCAGAGGAATTTAAAAAACTCATCAAAAAGGACGAAACACCTAGTTTTGATGAAGTTGATGTAGTTACCTGTGGTACATGTGGAGTAATGAGTGGAACTGCAGCTATACTAAACTTTGTTGTATCTGGACCTGGAGAATTCATAAGAGCAAATGAAGTTTACTTAAACGGAGTTCCAGCAAATGCAGGGCCTTGTCCTAATGAATGGTTAGGATCCGTTGATGCAATACTTCACGGAACCACCCACTCTATCCATGATAAAAATTATGGTGGGGGATTCTTATTAAAAGATATTCTTGAAGGAAAAGAGATTGATGTAAGAGTTGAAAGTGCAGACGGTAAAACAATCAAAAACACAATAACAAAAGAAGATATAATAAGAGCACAAATAATCGGTACTCGTATGGCATTTAAAAACTACACTGCATTTACCAACCCTAATAAAGAAGCAATATCCTCAATCTTTGCTGCAACTCCTCTTGAAGGAGACTTAAAAGGATTAACATTTTCAGGATGTGGTGACTTAAATCCACTTCAAAATGATGTTTCTCAAAATGTAATAAAAGAAGGAACTAAAATTCTTTTAAACGGAGCACAGGGTTATGTACTTGGTAACGGAACAAGATCAAGTGCTGAAAAACCAAACCTTATGTTAACAGCAGATTTAACACAAATGGATCCATATTATATTGGTGGTTTTAAAACTGGACAAGGTGGAGAAGTCTATGATACAGTAGCTATCCCAATACCTGTATTAAATGAAGAAATTTACAATAATCTTTTAATCACTGATGATAAGGTTAATATCCCTGTTTCTGATATTAAAGGACGTCATTTACCACTTACTCAAACTAACTATGCTGAATTGTGGGGAGAATATAGCTTAAGACCACAATATGACAGAACTGAATGTTCTAAATGTGATTCATGTATTGTAGAAGAAATCTGTCCTACAAATGCATTTGAAAATGAAAGATTGGATTTAGCTCACTGTTTCGGTTGTGGAATGTGTGCTAACTACTGTCGCCACGATGCATTTGATATGCAAACAGGTAGTGTTGATTTAACAATAAATGATAATGATGTAAATATTCCAATTATATGTAGACAATCCGATAGATTAAGAGGAAATAAATTAGCATTAAAATTAAAGAAAATGATTCAAAATCAAGAGTTTAAATTGTAG
- the comA gene encoding phosphosulfolactate synthase, translating into MKSFEFLSIQRENKPRNKGLTMVLDKGLGLETAASLMDISGEYVDYLKFGWGTSIVHEQEIIKSKVEMYKSHNITPYTGGTLFELAYTKDKLNEFFEEAHNLGFEAIEISDGSTTIPHETKLECIQNAVDNGFEVLSEVGKKNPVLDKELTIDERISYMQAELDAGSSLVIVEAREGGKNIGIFDKQGNAKEDEIDIILDNVDSQKILWEAPNKDQQVFFILKLGNAVNLGNISSEDITSLETLRRGLRGDTFGKL; encoded by the coding sequence ATGAAATCTTTTGAATTTTTATCAATACAACGTGAGAACAAACCTAGAAATAAAGGATTAACAATGGTTTTAGACAAAGGATTAGGTCTTGAAACCGCAGCTAGCTTAATGGATATATCTGGGGAATATGTTGATTATTTAAAATTTGGATGGGGAACATCCATTGTACACGAACAGGAAATAATCAAATCAAAAGTAGAAATGTACAAATCTCACAATATCACTCCATATACTGGAGGAACACTTTTTGAACTTGCTTATACTAAAGATAAACTTAACGAATTCTTTGAAGAAGCACATAATTTAGGTTTTGAGGCAATTGAAATCTCTGATGGATCAACAACCATCCCTCATGAAACTAAATTGGAATGTATTCAAAATGCAGTAGATAATGGTTTTGAAGTATTATCTGAAGTAGGTAAAAAAAATCCAGTTTTAGATAAAGAATTAACAATTGATGAGAGAATTTCCTACATGCAAGCTGAACTTGATGCAGGTTCCTCCCTTGTTATTGTTGAAGCACGTGAAGGTGGAAAAAACATTGGAATTTTCGATAAACAGGGAAATGCTAAAGAAGATGAAATTGATATCATTTTAGACAATGTAGACTCACAAAAGATTCTTTGGGAAGCACCAAACAAAGATCAACAAGTATTTTTCATTTTAAAACTTGGAAATGCAGTTAATTTAGGTAATATTTCTAGTGAAGATATTACATCTCTTGAAACCTTAAGAAGAGGATTAAGAGGAGATACTTTCGGAAAATTATAA
- the mtxX gene encoding methanogenesis marker protein Mmp4/MtxX, with protein MKTIAIGVGENENIIQACHIFKEKHPKTNLKLIYRDKDMVQAVLDDKIHGVVRGSLPASNIMKELKAVYPNITRATYVNGDEYEFLLTPVGIDEGETVEDRLNIVKNCIDFLKRLGKTPKIAVLAEGRKDDFGRGPEVSQSITDSEKLTELIKENTDEEVENYYILVEKAIKDGCNVIVAPNGRVGNIIFRTLVLLNSWPSYGAITFGMDKIYIDTSRDQSIEGYVRSLTLAYELDNF; from the coding sequence ATGAAAACAATAGCTATTGGTGTTGGAGAAAATGAAAATATAATACAGGCATGCCATATTTTTAAAGAAAAACACCCAAAAACAAATTTAAAACTAATATATCGTGATAAAGATATGGTACAAGCAGTTTTAGATGATAAAATTCATGGTGTAGTTCGCGGATCACTTCCCGCTTCAAATATCATGAAAGAATTAAAAGCAGTCTATCCAAACATCACAAGAGCAACATATGTTAATGGAGATGAATATGAATTTTTATTAACTCCTGTTGGAATTGATGAAGGTGAAACAGTTGAAGATAGATTGAATATTGTTAAAAACTGTATTGACTTTTTAAAAAGACTTGGAAAAACACCAAAAATCGCTGTTCTTGCAGAAGGAAGAAAAGATGATTTTGGAAGAGGACCTGAAGTATCACAATCAATTACTGATAGTGAAAAACTAACAGAACTCATTAAAGAAAATACTGATGAAGAAGTTGAAAATTACTATATATTAGTTGAAAAAGCAATTAAAGATGGATGTAACGTTATCGTTGCTCCAAACGGAAGAGTAGGAAATATTATTTTCAGAACATTAGTTTTACTTAATTCATGGCCAAGTTATGGTGCAATAACCTTTGGAATGGATAAAATATACATTGATACCAGTAGAGATCAAAGTATTGAAGGATATGTTCGCAGTCTAACATTAGCCTATGAATTAGACAATTTTTAA
- a CDS encoding UPF0058 family protein codes for MYKDEMIQLHQFLVYVLKYLAEDDQITNDCSEYISLKISPHHIHKTKAEHKHAIFVLCKIIAQVVADKENNSIPDNVRNSLGDLVTRSQVELSAK; via the coding sequence ATGTATAAAGATGAAATGATTCAACTACATCAATTTTTAGTATATGTTTTGAAATATTTAGCAGAAGATGACCAAATTACAAATGATTGCAGTGAGTACATATCCCTAAAAATAAGTCCTCATCATATTCATAAAACAAAAGCAGAACATAAACACGCTATTTTCGTGCTTTGTAAAATTATTGCACAGGTTGTTGCTGATAAAGAAAACAACTCTATTCCAGATAATGTTCGTAATTCCCTTGGAGATTTAGTAACAAGATCTCAGGTTGAACTTAGTGCAAAATAA
- a CDS encoding UPF0280 family protein, translating into MNVSEIVIEQTHLRLKTDIDNHNLKNHIFFLRRDLKNYIFKNPDFQVSLEPIKCEDNAPLIVRKMVEASTIADVGPMACVAGTISQLSLDYLIENDSKYSIVENGGDIAIINDETVLCGIYSNNPILGNNIAFKLKPRKKPLGICTSSGKIGHSISFGKSDSVSVISKHPAIADGLATRIANEINGDNSEQKVSNGLECAEYYSEFFDGVLIISQENVGTVGKLPKIIETTEFDVNVI; encoded by the coding sequence ATGAACGTATCTGAAATCGTGATTGAACAGACACATCTAAGGCTTAAAACTGATATTGATAATCATAATCTTAAAAATCATATTTTTTTTCTAAGAAGAGACTTAAAAAATTATATTTTTAAAAATCCGGATTTTCAAGTATCTCTAGAACCCATTAAATGTGAAGATAATGCTCCATTAATAGTAAGAAAGATGGTTGAAGCATCTACTATTGCAGATGTTGGTCCTATGGCCTGTGTTGCAGGTACAATATCACAATTGTCTCTAGATTATTTGATTGAAAATGATTCTAAATATTCCATTGTTGAAAATGGTGGAGATATAGCTATTATTAATGATGAAACTGTTTTATGCGGCATATATTCAAATAATCCGATTTTGGGAAATAATATTGCATTTAAGTTAAAACCAAGAAAAAAACCACTTGGAATATGCACTTCGTCTGGTAAAATAGGCCATTCTATTAGTTTTGGAAAATCTGACAGTGTTAGTGTTATTTCAAAACACCCTGCTATTGCAGATGGTCTTGCAACAAGAATAGCAAATGAGATTAATGGTGATAATAGCGAACAGAAAGTTTCTAATGGTTTAGAATGTGCTGAATATTATTCGGAATTTTTTGATGGTGTATTAATAATATCACAGGAAAATGTTGGAACTGTTGGAAAATTACCAAAAATAATTGAAACTACTGAATTTGATGTTAATGTAATTTAA
- the uppS gene encoding polyprenyl diphosphate synthase — protein sequence MAENILYRLYEWYISRGLVPEKMPKHVAFIMDGNRRFSKLQGNIDVVKGHEIGVDILEKVLDWSIELGIEIITAYAFSTENFNRPEHEVEGLMNLFVINFKKLVSNPKIHNNEVKVKVVGRTELLPDNVKEAIKEAEDATAHYNKRFLNLAIGYDGRLEIIDSFKKIIKDVQDGKISIDDVDEDLVSKNLYTGGLDDPNLIIRTSGEVRLSGFLLWQSSYSELYFCETLWPELRKVDFLRALRSYQARDRRFGA from the coding sequence ATGGCAGAAAATATACTTTACAGGTTATATGAATGGTACATCTCAAGAGGTTTAGTTCCCGAAAAAATGCCAAAACACGTTGCTTTTATTATGGATGGTAACAGGAGATTCTCAAAACTACAGGGAAACATTGATGTTGTTAAAGGACATGAAATAGGTGTGGACATTCTAGAAAAAGTATTGGATTGGAGTATTGAACTTGGAATTGAAATTATTACCGCTTATGCTTTCTCAACAGAGAATTTCAACAGACCCGAACATGAAGTAGAAGGATTAATGAACTTATTTGTTATTAACTTTAAAAAATTAGTCAGCAATCCAAAAATACACAACAATGAAGTGAAAGTAAAAGTAGTGGGTAGAACTGAATTACTCCCAGACAATGTAAAAGAAGCAATTAAAGAAGCAGAAGATGCTACTGCTCATTACAATAAAAGATTCCTCAACTTAGCTATTGGATACGATGGACGTTTAGAAATTATTGATTCATTTAAAAAGATTATTAAAGACGTACAAGACGGAAAAATATCTATTGATGATGTAGATGAAGATCTTGTAAGTAAAAACCTCTACACCGGTGGACTTGATGATCCTAACTTAATTATCAGAACCAGTGGAGAAGTACGTTTAAGCGGATTTTTACTCTGGCAATCATCATACTCTGAATTGTACTTCTGTGAAACTTTATGGCCTGAACTTAGAAAAGTTGACTTTTTAAGAGCTCTTAGATCATATCAGGCAAGAGACAGGAGATTTGGTGCTTAA